A window of Patescibacteria group bacterium contains these coding sequences:
- a CDS encoding CYTH domain-containing protein: MIRQTTKIIILACLFLFSSIFTISNAQIKTIDINYFDDLRIEQEDKIFVPLNKADEVWEYLYRRYIENKEFVQSLDSSLTAYYNNEQFTDTYFDTPDLKLISMQSGVRLRKRINLTNPDDPKSGRELMQIKINNISDNELERGELKFDIEYPKEIKTRDDQHPMIGIVKFSDRSNFKEQLEKLGLEAYSMRPILTVHDLRRRIYFEKDDVPFMSISFDNVDVGIWWARAKFIEIEPELSEAEFTEANPEAKKYMEEKLNAVINDLKKQFPYLETNLNPKYNKSFDYLKSQLPFLPLLVKLNLHNSQGFLLALIIFWSIIAGSIYLLIRQIRKILIKKD; this comes from the coding sequence ATGATTCGCCAAACAACTAAAATTATTATCTTAGCCTGCTTATTTTTATTTAGCTCCATCTTTACCATATCTAATGCGCAAATAAAAACCATAGACATTAACTATTTTGATGATCTTAGAATAGAACAAGAGGATAAAATTTTTGTCCCTCTGAATAAAGCCGATGAAGTTTGGGAATATTTATATAGACGATATATTGAAAACAAAGAGTTTGTTCAATCGCTAGATTCATCACTCACCGCATACTATAATAATGAACAATTTACCGATACTTATTTTGATACTCCTGATTTAAAACTTATTTCAATGCAAAGCGGAGTTCGCCTCCGAAAAAGAATTAATCTGACTAATCCAGATGATCCAAAAAGTGGACGAGAATTAATGCAAATAAAAATTAATAACATATCGGATAATGAATTAGAGCGTGGTGAATTAAAATTTGACATTGAATATCCTAAAGAAATAAAAACTCGCGATGACCAGCACCCCATGATTGGAATTGTAAAATTTTCTGATCGTTCAAATTTTAAGGAACAATTAGAAAAATTAGGATTAGAGGCGTATTCAATGCGACCAATATTAACCGTTCATGATCTAAGGAGAAGAATATATTTTGAGAAAGACGATGTGCCTTTTATGTCAATTTCTTTTGATAATGTTGATGTCGGCATCTGGTGGGCAAGAGCAAAATTTATTGAGATTGAACCAGAATTGAGTGAGGCGGAATTTACCGAAGCTAATCCGGAAGCAAAAAAATATATGGAGGAAAAACTCAATGCGGTAATTAATGATCTTAAAAAACAATTTCCCTATCTTGAAACAAATTTAAACCCCAAATATAACAAGTCTTTTGATTATTTAAAATCGCAACTACCGTTTCTTCCCCTATTGGTAAAACTAAACCTGCACAATTCGCAGGGGTTTTTACTCGCATTAATCATTTTTTGGTCAATTATAGCAGGAAGTATTTATCTGTTAATAAGGCAAATTAGAAAAATTTTAATTAAAAAAGATTAG
- a CDS encoding DUF5320 domain-containing protein: MPRLNGTGPMGQGPMTGRGLGPCGGGMRTGWGGRGFGWRSFFRSPKNQQQSLDEEEKMLEEELEAVRAEKKSLKK, from the coding sequence ATGCCTAGATTAAATGGAACAGGTCCAATGGGACAAGGGCCGATGACCGGCCGCGGTTTGGGACCTTGCGGCGGCGGAATGAGAACGGGATGGGGCGGCCGCGGTTTTGGTTGGAGAAGCTTTTTTCGTTCTCCCAAAAACCAACAGCAATCCTTAGATGAAGAAGAAAAGATGCTTGAAGAAGAGTTAGAAGCCGTCAGAGCCGAAAAAAAGTCCTTAAAAAAATAA
- a CDS encoding O-antigen ligase family protein → MDVLIFIFIVFYLILARIRLDWAVMLILAALPFYLIRFKILGVPFTLLEAMILASFFIWFIFQTEFKNFIRGKYGWHEFRENRKKRLAYPFGLEIVLLLIISFIAAGVSGFSDSALGIWKAYFFEPVLLFILILNVFKPRITDKSYQTSPNPSLLRGGIEKILWPLAVSALAVSVLAIYQGLSGDLIFNDFWAAAGQRRAVSFFGYPNAVGLYLGPLVLLFCGWMIHNFKKTQIADMRFGAERLLIILTIVASVLAVYFAKSKGALAGIAAGLAIFIFLAGGKRMKWGIIIFALAVAMGILAYLPLRNFALEKTIYSKSLQIRQQQWKETWEMLKDSRLISGSGLANYQKSIAPYHQEGIFLRDYNDPDWHRKTVFNAEYRAKVWQPTEIYLYPHNIFLNFWSELGLAGVLLFSWIIGKYLAVSFKLLAVRGNKDKFVILGLLCAMVVIIAHGLVDVPYFKNDLAVMFWVMVAIVSLADTNIRMDAHDTNKYKHENTKTHD, encoded by the coding sequence ATGGATGTTTTGATTTTTATTTTCATCGTATTCTATTTAATTCTGGCTAGAATCAGGCTGGATTGGGCCGTGATGTTAATTTTGGCCGCCCTGCCTTTTTATTTAATCAGATTTAAAATTTTAGGCGTTCCCTTTACTTTACTGGAAGCTATGATTTTAGCTTCTTTTTTTATTTGGTTTATTTTCCAGACAGAATTTAAAAATTTTATCAGAGGCAAATACGGCTGGCATGAATTTAGAGAAAACAGAAAAAAAAGATTAGCCTATCCGTTTGGCTTAGAAATTGTTTTGCTCTTAATCATTTCTTTTATAGCCGCGGGCGTGTCTGGTTTTAGCGACAGCGCTTTGGGAATTTGGAAAGCCTATTTTTTTGAACCGGTACTCTTGTTTATTTTAATACTAAATGTTTTTAAACCACGGATCACAGATAAAAGTTATCAAACCTCCCCTAACCCCTCCTTGTTAAGGGGGGGGATTGAAAAAATTTTATGGCCGTTGGCGGTTTCGGCTTTGGCCGTATCGGTTCTGGCGATTTATCAAGGTCTTTCCGGCGATTTAATTTTTAATGATTTTTGGGCCGCGGCCGGCCAGCGGCGGGCGGTTTCCTTTTTCGGCTATCCGAATGCCGTCGGGTTATATTTGGGGCCGTTGGTTTTGCTTTTTTGCGGTTGGATGATACACAATTTTAAAAAGACACAGATCGCAGATATGCGATTTGGGGCAGAAAGATTGCTTATTATTTTAACAATTGTTGCTTCTGTGTTAGCGGTTTATTTTGCCAAGTCTAAGGGCGCGTTGGCGGGAATAGCGGCCGGGTTGGCTATTTTTATCTTTTTGGCCGGCGGGAAAAGAATGAAGTGGGGAATAATAATTTTTGCTTTAGCCGTTGCTATGGGAATTTTAGCTTACCTCCCTCTGCGGAATTTTGCTTTGGAGAAAACCATATATAGCAAATCTTTGCAGATAAGGCAGCAGCAATGGAAGGAGACTTGGGAAATGCTTAAAGATAGCCGTTTAATTAGCGGATCCGGGCTGGCCAATTATCAGAAATCCATAGCGCCATATCACCAGGAGGGTATTTTTCTTAGGGATTACAATGATCCGGATTGGCACAGAAAAACCGTTTTTAACGCCGAATATCGGGCCAAAGTCTGGCAACCGACAGAGATTTATTTATATCCCCACAATATTTTTTTGAATTTCTGGTCTGAATTGGGACTGGCGGGGGTATTGTTGTTTAGTTGGATTATTGGGAAATATTTAGCTGTTAGCTTTAAGCTTTTAGCTGTTAGGGGTAATAAAGACAAGTTTGTTATTTTAGGGTTATTATGCGCAATGGTCGTGATAATAGCGCATGGTTTAGTTGATGTGCCTTATTTTAAAAATGATTTAGCCGTGATGTTTTGGGTAATGGTGGCGATAGTCAGCTTAGCAGATACAAATATACGAATGGATGCGCATGATACTAATAAATATAAACACGAAAACACGAAAACACACGACTAA
- a CDS encoding pseudouridine synthase — protein sequence MKIILQKFIAESGYCSRRKAEELIKQGKIFVNGKIARPGMKAGEKDEIKIGKENIGLPKEKVYIKMNKPVGYTCTSRRFSGEKNIFSLIGRKERLFIAGRLDKDSRGLILLTNDGDLAQRITHPRFGHEKKYIVKTKNQKLKTKDIESVFKQGVDIGEGDGIVVVKKIKYIGDNKFEIILAEGKKRQIRRMFKAMGMEVEDLIRFSIGSLELGDLPEKQWRPLRKEEIKELTKKQ from the coding sequence ATGAAAATAATATTACAAAAATTTATTGCTGAATCCGGATATTGTTCCCGGCGCAAGGCGGAAGAGCTGATAAAACAAGGCAAAATTTTTGTTAATGGGAAAATCGCTCGCCCGGGCATGAAGGCCGGAGAGAAAGATGAAATAAAAATTGGCAAAGAAAATATAGGCTTGCCAAAAGAGAAAGTTTATATAAAAATGAATAAGCCGGTTGGTTATACCTGCACCAGCCGCCGGTTTTCCGGCGAAAAGAACATTTTTAGCCTTATCGGACGGAAAGAGCGGCTTTTTATAGCTGGCCGGCTGGATAAAGACAGCCGGGGCCTGATCTTGCTTACTAATGACGGGGATTTAGCGCAAAGGATTACTCATCCCAGGTTTGGGCATGAGAAAAAGTACATTGTCAAAACCAAAAATCAAAAATTAAAAACCAAAGATATTGAAAGTGTTTTTAAACAGGGGGTTGATATAGGCGAAGGAGATGGAATCGTTGTGGTAAAAAAAATTAAATATATCGGGGATAACAAGTTTGAGATAATTTTAGCCGAAGGAAAAAAGCGGCAGATAAGAAGAATGTTTAAAGCAATGGGAATGGAAGTGGAAGATTTAATAAGATTTTCTATCGGCAGTTTGGAATTAGGGGATTTGCCGGAAAAGCAGTGGCGGCCGTTGAGAAAAGAAGAAATTAAGGAATTAACAAAAAAGCAATAG
- a CDS encoding YibE/F family protein, with protein MRKKYKKIFFVLFLFVLFFSTTVFAQEFSEDYGVVADEIFEARVIEILEEREITGEKGGKIIQQDILLKGLEGEWKEREIIYKGISEIIVANANIYKEDDRVLVQRSATQEGDNEQFYIIDFVRRGYLYFLAFLFTLIIIAIGRMKGFKALVSLAISFFIIIKIILPRILAGDDPLLVSIFGSLAILAVIIYLTEGWNRKSHLAIISVLLSLIITLLLSIIFTGLARLTGLAQEEAAFLMGIGQQAINFKGLLLAGMLIGTIGVLDDIIVGQMETVKRIEEANPQLPSDKVFALAYKVGNTHLGTMVNTLFLTYAGASLPLLLLFAIKQEPFLTFSQVVNNEMVATEIVRTLVGSVGVALSMPISTYLAAYWLKTKNKA; from the coding sequence ATGCGTAAAAAATATAAAAAAATATTTTTTGTTTTGTTTTTATTTGTCTTATTTTTTTCAACAACCGTTTTCGCCCAGGAATTTTCGGAAGATTACGGGGTTGTGGCTGATGAAATTTTTGAAGCCAGAGTCATTGAAATTTTAGAAGAGCGGGAAATTACAGGAGAAAAGGGCGGGAAGATTATTCAGCAAGATATTCTTTTGAAAGGTTTGGAGGGGGAATGGAAAGAGCGGGAAATAATTTATAAGGGAATTTCCGAAATAATTGTGGCTAACGCCAATATTTATAAAGAAGATGATCGGGTGCTTGTGCAAAGGAGCGCAACTCAAGAAGGCGATAATGAACAATTTTATATTATAGATTTTGTCAGAAGGGGATATTTGTATTTTTTGGCTTTTCTTTTTACATTAATAATTATCGCTATCGGAAGGATGAAGGGATTCAAAGCGTTAGTTAGTCTCGCAATAAGTTTTTTTATAATCATTAAAATTATCCTGCCCAGGATTTTGGCCGGAGACGACCCCTTGCTTGTAAGTATTTTCGGCTCGTTGGCTATTTTGGCGGTGATAATTTATTTAACCGAAGGCTGGAACAGAAAATCGCATCTGGCCATTATCAGCGTTTTACTTTCTTTAATCATCACTTTGCTGTTATCAATAATTTTTACCGGCTTGGCCCGTTTAACCGGACTGGCCCAGGAAGAAGCGGCTTTTCTAATGGGGATTGGCCAGCAAGCGATTAATTTCAAAGGCCTTTTGCTTGCCGGAATGCTAATCGGAACTATCGGGGTTTTGGATGATATAATTGTCGGGCAAATGGAAACCGTTAAAAGGATCGAAGAAGCTAATCCGCAATTGCCGTCAGACAAGGTTTTTGCCCTGGCTTATAAAGTTGGCAATACTCATTTGGGAACAATGGTTAACACTCTCTTTCTAACTTACGCCGGAGCTTCTTTGCCTCTCCTGCTTCTCTTTGCCATAAAGCAGGAGCCCTTCCTGACCTTTAGCCAAGTCGTAAACAACGAAATGGTCGCGACCGAAATAGTAAGGACTTTGGTCGGCAGCGTCGGCGTGGCTTTGTCCATGCCTATTTCCACCTATTTGGCCGCCTATTGGCTAAAAACCAAAAATAAAGCTTAG